A stretch of the Parabacteroides timonensis genome encodes the following:
- a CDS encoding S9 family peptidase → MCKKLTFFCCLGLLLLALPIVTITAQVTTADYLRADTFLKCSGKMYSSAVIPAWLDSSHYFWYKNHERGGDFYYLVNAKTGKKQRGTDKKQLAAFLTGKQKPLAEILLKEEDEKNANYRRNGEEAKPVISPDTKWEAYIRDNNVYIRPTGDEKDKKKGEIALTTDGTTNLFYSSYMIWSPDSRKLATVKVRGVQERRIPLIESSPESQRQPILQWRDYAKPGDVIEVCLPALFDIESRKQIPLDVEPYANQFTLYLTGWRKDSRAFTFEFNQRGHQRYIVGEVNATDGTIRHLADEQSNTFIHYYQNYRYDLNDGKEMLWSSERDGWRHLYLMDGNTGNVKQQVTQGEWVVRRVDFVDETNRTVYFFASGFNKGEDPYNLHYCRINLDGTGFTDMTPENGNHRISFSKDRAYFVDTYSRPDLPAVSQLKKTEDASVVTVLEKCDVSDLVAEGWQIPEVFSAKGRDGKTDIWGNIYRPTGFDPSRSYPVVEMIYAGPHDSHVDKDFKPAHHLISRLVELGFIVVSIDGMGTSNRSKAFHDVCWKNLKDAGFPDRIAWIKAAAEKYPSMDTSRVGIYGWSAGGQNAMAALLFHNDFYKAAVALCGCHDNRMDKIWWNEQWMGYPIDESYSASSNVDNAYRLKGKLLLINGELDDNVDPASTLQVVNALMKANKKFEQLYLPGKSHSLGGPYEMHRIHDFFVKNLLNQEPPEWE, encoded by the coding sequence ATGTGTAAAAAACTTACCTTTTTTTGCTGTTTGGGACTTTTACTGTTGGCATTGCCCATAGTAACCATCACAGCACAAGTTACCACAGCAGATTATCTGCGTGCAGATACATTCCTAAAGTGTTCCGGTAAAATGTATTCTTCTGCAGTAATACCTGCATGGCTTGACAGTTCGCATTATTTCTGGTATAAAAACCATGAGCGGGGCGGCGATTTCTATTATCTGGTAAATGCAAAAACCGGGAAAAAACAGCGGGGTACGGATAAAAAACAACTTGCCGCTTTCTTGACCGGCAAGCAGAAGCCGTTGGCCGAGATCCTGTTGAAGGAGGAGGATGAGAAGAATGCAAACTACCGGAGAAACGGAGAAGAAGCCAAGCCGGTTATATCGCCTGATACTAAATGGGAAGCCTATATCCGGGATAACAATGTATATATCCGTCCTACCGGAGATGAAAAAGATAAAAAGAAAGGGGAAATTGCCCTGACAACCGACGGGACGACAAACCTGTTTTATAGTTCTTATATGATCTGGTCGCCCGACTCCCGTAAACTGGCCACTGTCAAGGTACGTGGTGTGCAGGAACGCCGTATTCCACTGATCGAGTCGAGTCCGGAAAGTCAGCGTCAGCCAATTTTACAATGGCGCGATTATGCCAAACCCGGTGATGTGATCGAAGTATGCCTGCCTGCCTTGTTCGATATAGAGTCACGTAAGCAGATCCCGTTGGATGTGGAACCTTATGCAAATCAGTTTACATTGTATCTGACCGGTTGGCGCAAGGATAGCCGTGCTTTCACTTTTGAGTTTAATCAACGTGGACATCAGCGCTATATCGTCGGTGAGGTAAATGCTACCGATGGAACGATCCGTCATCTGGCCGACGAACAGTCGAATACTTTTATCCATTATTATCAGAACTACCGTTACGATCTGAACGATGGTAAAGAAATGCTTTGGAGTTCGGAACGCGACGGTTGGCGGCATCTTTATCTGATGGATGGAAATACCGGCAACGTAAAACAGCAGGTGACTCAAGGGGAGTGGGTTGTCCGCCGGGTAGATTTTGTGGACGAGACCAACCGTACGGTTTATTTCTTTGCTTCCGGTTTCAATAAAGGAGAAGATCCTTATAATCTTCATTATTGCCGTATTAATCTGGATGGGACAGGATTTACCGATATGACACCTGAAAACGGGAATCACCGGATCTCTTTCTCTAAAGACCGGGCTTATTTTGTGGATACTTATTCACGACCGGATCTTCCGGCTGTCAGCCAGTTGAAAAAGACGGAAGATGCTTCGGTTGTAACCGTACTTGAAAAATGTGATGTCAGCGACCTGGTGGCTGAAGGCTGGCAGATACCTGAGGTGTTTTCAGCAAAAGGAAGAGATGGGAAAACGGATATCTGGGGGAATATTTACCGTCCGACCGGTTTTGATCCGTCGCGCTCTTATCCGGTTGTTGAGATGATTTATGCCGGACCGCACGATTCGCATGTGGACAAAGACTTTAAACCGGCTCACCACCTGATTTCCCGTTTGGTTGAATTAGGCTTTATCGTGGTTTCGATCGACGGAATGGGGACATCCAACCGTTCTAAAGCTTTTCATGATGTTTGTTGGAAGAACCTGAAAGATGCCGGTTTCCCGGATCGTATTGCCTGGATAAAAGCGGCAGCTGAGAAATATCCATCGATGGATACCTCGCGGGTCGGTATTTACGGCTGGTCGGCAGGCGGACAGAATGCCATGGCTGCTTTGTTGTTCCATAATGACTTTTACAAGGCGGCAGTTGCTTTATGCGGTTGCCATGACAACCGAATGGATAAGATCTGGTGGAATGAGCAATGGATGGGATATCCTATCGACGAGTCTTACAGTGCTTCATCGAATGTGGATAATGCTTATCGGCTGAAAGGTAAGTTGTTGCTGATTAACGGCGAACTGGATGACAATGTAGATCCGGCTTCCACATTGCAGGTTGTCAATGCCTTGATGAAAGCGAATAAAAAGTTTGAACAACTCTATCTGCCGGGTAAAAGCCATTCTTTGGGCGGTCCGTACGAAATGCACCGTATCCACGATTTCTTTGTTAAGAATTTATTGAACCAGGAACCTCCCGAGTGGGAATAA
- a CDS encoding DUF6383 domain-containing protein, producing the protein MNRKFSTLMAIAMLATGANGWAQVTIDAGTTTTDGYTVQASAAGALFDQFVQENASSRGNKLFPTVSPFELKTVYGAKPISSLQHINGVADGRYFQFAISESFHAVSALAGDGKEVLTMVWVDADNAVSGQGHFEVQVENVNNANVSNNRITLDRTLWKVTANKDAAGTVLYYQLQNKASEAIMQLSIDKVVGTPNAAGEAEIALEVVNGQTNWRWADGQVASINSKIEPAAGTVLQNQLRAQYNNGMTIRLARKVASGGKVTLGAVKMNSNKAFAVNTDAITINGATFYPVTFESWEANPIILTADQINAELGNEVLLTEDKKTPNRFNFVFDPDVQGDTNVMLSGAFKAESAKSGFDRVPGDAPDGYVRFVTNATKNESSEFKKEYLHVDTAYYDPTPNGRYDLKLTVGQILYPRYAVAADGRTVNSNGELMIGSSVMTDAQKYGDLFTTTLSQAPYTMTAYTQLKRQSNFRPIFYPSTQSLRLQAEMLYKADKNDPTCWWGQMAKDAAGTSAGTSVAASWTAGTVGTDYTMLIAKCAADPTIDPVNVRGAARGYYPSYAQDIKNVEQGNRLLYYASPWGVTNLTVAKERNGYATNGLSEVNVLLWNAVGNVLQTDKAAAVALATAFDAVPTGNQNVWVIDPASTVSAGNLAEFKTAVGANEVVPATTGLKLIYAPQYATAHSNLARLVTLTPTHIVLTAGPHDVNDAKYSGLLTYITLKTTKTESDLNEVADIAEGFYYIRNAKKMSSDLTQEGDYRYEDLAATNATFTYWNAMTQKWDRGDVENGNNPNNDGINAAMHLNDLSNTGNLVYSSDKKVIPSAQWYVKGNGGYYTIINRESGRTWGTSYWWKTSEPNTYANMATYYDAAGLMQTYRDTIRIEMIPQAELTNRTMGYLDMTQAEAIADTSVYAIGMKNLGDTHFSLTSVDGVLKLVQDAKGEYKMERVLVKDKDIYSQKTMGTDELIYGYVPTKGNAVDTAKMLVRAKYYIYKDEVNANSGIEPSSIKTRQYITLESGKYRLTSIQVKFDDNLFSTNLDADEMSGTENVKNRRAFYVKQISTEDPTQFVLVDPLVVTQTGNGTSTKVAYGARLFVNQMTAEVQPSSLISDGYANSYASSIFSVEKQQAFNYKDLRGEFSRDTLEFFKADDAAGNYLLSENTVKGANVGLLESLDKNLNKNNAIFLDTANVSRPECPRFLLGLRNVDTYEQNSSIASHNRHLYTDAAYLVNMIDSVSANPVYMYKNIDQNATKYYRLGFVNARHEGSKLTFDKSGAVYDLSDAALGANNLNYATFAFRYCDAERENFYIETMYDNNTRGWLKTINHVLVVTPEIQEAEVFQAKKSEGAPTANEEITASSVTVVGGNGIVTIKGAAAKKVTVCNVLGQTLASTVLSSDDATIAVPAGIVVVAVEGEAAVKAVVK; encoded by the coding sequence ATGAACAGAAAGTTTTCTACTTTGATGGCCATCGCGATGTTGGCCACGGGAGCAAACGGATGGGCACAGGTAACAATTGATGCTGGAACTACCACAACAGATGGTTATACAGTACAAGCTTCTGCGGCCGGTGCACTGTTTGATCAGTTTGTCCAGGAAAATGCAAGTAGCCGGGGGAATAAACTTTTTCCTACTGTGTCTCCGTTTGAATTAAAAACGGTTTATGGTGCAAAACCTATATCTTCATTGCAACATATAAACGGTGTTGCTGATGGTCGTTATTTTCAGTTTGCCATAAGTGAGTCTTTCCATGCAGTTTCGGCTTTAGCTGGTGATGGAAAAGAAGTCCTGACAATGGTTTGGGTGGATGCAGACAACGCTGTTTCAGGGCAAGGACATTTTGAAGTACAGGTTGAAAATGTAAATAACGCGAATGTTTCTAACAACCGTATTACATTAGATCGTACTTTGTGGAAAGTTACTGCAAATAAAGATGCAGCAGGTACTGTTTTGTATTATCAGTTGCAGAACAAGGCTTCTGAAGCCATCATGCAGTTGTCTATCGATAAGGTAGTTGGAACTCCTAATGCTGCTGGAGAAGCTGAAATTGCATTGGAAGTGGTTAATGGACAAACAAACTGGCGTTGGGCTGACGGACAGGTTGCTTCTATTAATTCAAAGATTGAACCTGCTGCTGGAACTGTTCTGCAAAATCAATTGCGTGCCCAGTATAATAATGGAATGACTATTCGTTTAGCAAGAAAAGTTGCATCTGGCGGTAAAGTAACTTTAGGAGCCGTTAAAATGAATAGCAACAAAGCATTTGCGGTTAATACTGATGCCATAACAATTAATGGCGCAACTTTTTATCCTGTCACATTTGAAAGTTGGGAAGCCAATCCTATCATCCTGACAGCAGATCAGATTAATGCTGAATTAGGAAATGAAGTTTTATTGACAGAAGATAAGAAAACTCCGAATCGTTTTAACTTTGTGTTTGATCCAGATGTTCAGGGAGATACAAATGTAATGTTGTCGGGTGCTTTCAAAGCTGAAAGCGCTAAAAGCGGTTTCGACCGTGTACCGGGTGATGCTCCTGATGGTTATGTTCGTTTCGTTACAAACGCAACGAAAAATGAATCATCTGAATTTAAGAAAGAATATCTGCATGTAGATACTGCTTATTATGATCCGACCCCCAACGGTCGTTACGATCTGAAATTAACAGTTGGTCAGATCTTATATCCGAGATATGCTGTTGCTGCTGATGGTAGAACTGTAAACTCAAATGGCGAGTTGATGATTGGCAGTTCTGTAATGACTGATGCTCAGAAGTATGGTGATTTGTTTACTACTACGTTAAGTCAGGCTCCTTACACAATGACTGCTTATACACAGTTGAAACGTCAGTCTAACTTCCGTCCTATCTTCTATCCGTCTACTCAGAGCTTGCGTTTGCAGGCAGAAATGCTGTATAAAGCCGATAAAAATGATCCGACTTGCTGGTGGGGACAAATGGCAAAGGATGCTGCCGGAACTTCTGCCGGAACTTCTGTAGCTGCTAGTTGGACGGCTGGAACAGTTGGGACAGATTATACGATGCTTATCGCTAAATGTGCTGCTGATCCTACAATTGATCCGGTTAATGTGCGTGGAGCTGCCAGAGGATACTATCCTTCTTATGCTCAGGATATTAAAAATGTTGAACAGGGTAATCGTTTGTTGTATTATGCTTCTCCATGGGGTGTAACAAATTTGACTGTTGCTAAAGAGCGTAATGGTTATGCTACAAATGGTTTGAGTGAAGTTAATGTTTTGTTGTGGAATGCAGTAGGGAACGTATTACAAACGGATAAGGCTGCTGCTGTTGCTCTGGCTACAGCTTTTGATGCTGTTCCTACAGGTAATCAAAATGTTTGGGTAATAGACCCGGCATCAACAGTTTCCGCTGGTAATTTGGCCGAATTTAAAACAGCTGTTGGTGCTAATGAAGTTGTTCCTGCTACAACTGGACTTAAGCTGATCTATGCACCTCAATATGCTACAGCTCATAGTAACTTAGCTCGTTTGGTTACTTTGACTCCGACTCATATTGTATTAACTGCTGGTCCTCACGATGTAAACGATGCTAAATACAGCGGTTTGTTGACTTATATCACATTGAAGACAACTAAGACTGAATCGGATCTGAATGAAGTTGCTGATATTGCAGAAGGTTTCTATTATATTCGCAACGCAAAGAAGATGTCTTCTGATCTGACACAAGAAGGCGATTATCGCTATGAAGATTTAGCTGCTACTAATGCTACATTTACTTATTGGAATGCAATGACTCAGAAATGGGATAGAGGTGATGTAGAAAATGGTAACAATCCGAACAATGACGGTATCAATGCTGCAATGCATCTTAACGATTTGAGCAATACCGGTAATCTGGTTTACTCTTCAGATAAGAAAGTGATTCCTTCTGCTCAGTGGTATGTAAAAGGTAATGGTGGTTATTATACGATCATTAACCGTGAGTCAGGACGTACTTGGGGTACTAGCTACTGGTGGAAGACTTCTGAACCGAATACTTATGCGAACATGGCTACTTATTACGATGCAGCTGGTTTGATGCAGACATACCGTGATACTATCCGTATCGAAATGATCCCGCAGGCAGAACTGACTAACCGTACTATGGGTTATCTGGATATGACACAGGCTGAAGCTATTGCTGATACCAGTGTATATGCTATCGGTATGAAGAACCTGGGTGATACTCACTTCTCTCTGACAAGTGTAGACGGTGTATTGAAACTGGTTCAGGATGCTAAGGGTGAATACAAAATGGAAAGAGTTCTGGTGAAAGATAAAGATATCTATTCTCAGAAAACAATGGGTACAGATGAGTTGATCTATGGCTATGTTCCTACAAAGGGAAATGCTGTCGATACTGCTAAAATGTTGGTTCGTGCTAAATACTATATCTATAAAGATGAAGTAAATGCAAATTCAGGTATTGAACCTTCAAGTATCAAGACTCGTCAGTATATCACACTGGAAAGTGGTAAATATCGTTTGACTTCAATCCAGGTTAAGTTTGATGATAACTTGTTCTCTACTAATCTGGATGCAGATGAAATGTCAGGAACAGAAAATGTGAAGAACCGTCGCGCATTCTATGTAAAACAGATCTCTACTGAAGATCCTACTCAGTTCGTATTGGTTGATCCGCTCGTTGTAACTCAGACTGGTAATGGTACTTCTACAAAGGTTGCTTATGGTGCACGTTTGTTCGTTAACCAGATGACAGCCGAAGTACAGCCAAGCAGCCTGATTTCTGATGGATATGCTAACAGCTATGCTTCAAGTATTTTCAGTGTTGAAAAACAGCAAGCATTCAATTACAAAGATCTTCGTGGCGAATTCAGCCGTGATACTTTGGAATTCTTCAAAGCTGACGATGCTGCAGGTAACTACCTGTTGAGCGAAAACACTGTCAAAGGTGCTAACGTTGGTTTGCTGGAAAGTCTGGATAAGAATCTGAATAAGAACAATGCTATCTTCCTGGATACAGCTAACGTATCTCGTCCGGAATGTCCTCGCTTCTTATTGGGTCTGCGTAATGTCGATACTTACGAACAGAATTCAAGTATTGCTTCACACAACCGTCATCTTTATACAGATGCTGCTTATCTGGTGAACATGATTGACTCTGTTAGTGCAAATCCTGTTTACATGTATAAGAACATCGATCAGAATGCAACTAAGTACTATCGTCTGGGCTTCGTTAATGCAAGACACGAAGGTTCTAAATTGACATTCGATAAAAGCGGTGCTGTTTACGACCTGAGTGATGCAGCTCTGGGAGCAAATAACTTGAACTATGCAACATTCGCCTTCCGTTATTGTGATGCAGAACGTGAAAACTTCTATATCGAAACAATGTACGATAATAACACTCGCGGTTGGTTGAAGACTATTAACCACGTATTGGTTGTAACTCCGGAAATTCAGGAAGCTGAAGTATTCCAGGCTAAGAAGTCTGAAGGTGCTCCGACTGCTAACGAAGAAATTACTGCAAGCAGCGTAACAGTTGTAGGTGGTAACGGTATCGTAACAATCAAGGGTGCTGCTGCTAAGAAAGTGACAGTATGCAACGTACTTGGCCAGACTCTTGCTTCTACAGTTCTTTCTTCCGACGACGCAACTATCGCAGTACCTGCCGGTATCGTAGTTGTAGCTGTTGAGGGCGAAGCTGCAGTAAAGGCAGTGGTTAAATAA